In Streptomyces sp. NBC_00341, the DNA window CCTGGGCCAGTTCGCGCACCGTGGCGCGGCTGTAGCCGACCCTGGCGACGATCTCCAGTGCGGTGTCGAGAATCTCCTCGCGCTTGGCGATGCCCTTCGCATAGGAGCCACGTGTTCGAGCCATGAGGGCGAGCCTATGCCACCCTCCGCCACCGACTGCCACCGGCTGCCACTGGAAGTTACCTGGTCGCAGCTCTTGTGGCGCCAAAACAGAGTGACGTACTGTTTTCGCATTCGGCAGGGTGGCCGAGCTCCGGCAGTACCGGGCCGCCCTCCTCCGGCGCGCCCCACCTGACGGGGGCCGCGTCGGGCCTCGGAGCGGCGGGCCCCGGTCTTCCCGGCCGGGCGCCCGCCGGTCCGGGCCGGACCCCGCGCTGCCTGCGGACATCCGAGCGCGACGTGTGCACGTCACGTCGCACGCCATGTCCGCCCATGAACCCCCGCACTCCCCGAGGAATCCCCGTGACTGCTCTCGACGCCACCGACGCCACCGACCCCACTGACCCCACCGACACCGCGACGCCGGAGTTCTCACTCGCGGGGCTCTCACTCGCGGAGCGCGCCGCGCTCGGCAGCGGAGCCGACTTCTGGACCACCAAGACCGTCGGTCCCGTCCCCGCCCTGACCCTGACCGACGGCCCGCACGGCGTCCGGCTCCAGGCGGAGGACGCCGACCACCTGGGCATCTCGGCCAGCCGGCCCGCGACGTGCTTCCCGCCCGCCGTCGGCCTCGGCCAGAGCTGGGACACCGAACTGGTCGCGGAGGTCGGCCGGGCGCTGGGCGTGGAGAGCCGGGCACTGGGTGTGGACGTACTGCTCGGCCCGGGTGTGAACATCAAGCGGGACCCGCGCTGCGGCCGCAATTTCGAGTACTTCTCGGAGGACCCGCAGCTCACCGGCACCCTCGCCACCGCCTGGGTGCGCGGGTTGCAGAGCACCGGCGTCGGCGCCTCGCTCAAGCACTTCGCGGCCAACAACACCGAGAACGACCGGATGCGCTCCAGCTCCGACGTCGCAGCCCGCCCGCTGCGCGAGATCTACCTGCGGGCCTTCCAGCAGGTCGTCCAGCAGGCGCAGCCGTGGACGGTGATGTGCTCGTACAACCGGATCAACGGCACCTACGCCTCCGAGAACCGCTGGCTGCTCACCGACGTGCTGCGCGGCGAGTGGGGCTTCGACGGGGTGGTCGTCAGCGACTGGGGCGCCGTCCAGGACCGCGTCGCCTCCGTCGCCGCCGGGCTCGACCTGGAGATGCCCGGCGCGGGCGGCACCACCGACGCGCAGGTCGTCGCGGCCGTCGAGGCCGGTGAGCTCGACGCCGCCTCGGTCGATCTGGCCGCCACCCGGACGGCCGCGCTGGCCGCCCGCGGTCTGGCAGGGCGCACTCTGCCGGTCGCCCCGTTCGACCCGGCCGCGCACCACGCGCTGGCCCGCCGGGCCGCCGCGAACTCCGTCGTGCTGCTCAAGAACGACCCCGTCGAGGGCGCGCCCGTGCTGCCGCTCACCGCCGGGCGCCCGCTCGCCGTCCTCGGCGCGTTCGCCGCAGCCCCCCGCTACCAGGGCGGCGGCAGCTCGCACGTGAACCCGACGCAGGTCGACGTCCCGCTGGACGAGATCCGCGCCCTGGCCGGGAACGCCGAGGTCACCCACGCTCCCGGCTTCACCACCGACGGCACCGGCGACGCCGCCACGCTGCGCGCCGAGGCCGTCGCGCTGGCCGCCGCCGCGGAGACCGCCGTGGTCTTCCTCGGCCTGGCCGCCCACCAGGAGTCCGAGGGCTTCGACCGCGAGGACATCGAGCTTCCCCGCGAGCAGCTGGAGCTGCTGGCCGAGGTGGTCCGCGTACAGCCGCGCACCGCGGTCGTCCTCAGCCACGGCGGCGTCCTGCGGCTGGCCCCCGTGACCGCCGCACCCGCCCTGCTGGACGGCGCACTGCTCGGCCAGGCCGCCGGCGGCGCTCTCGCCGACGTGCTGTTCGGCCGGGTCAACCCGTCCGGCCGCCTCACCGAGACCGTCCCGGTCCGGCTCCAGGACACCCCCGCCTACCTGGACTTCCCGGGCGAGCACAGCCACGTCGCGTACGGCGAGGGTCTGTTCGTCGGCTACCGCTGGTACGACGCCCGGGACATCGAGGTCGCCTTCCCGTTCGGCCACGGACTCTCCTACACCGACTTCGCCTACGGCGACCTGGAGCTGAGCGCCGACGAGCAGGGCATCAGCGCCTCCGTCACGGTCACCAACACCGGCGACCGGACCGGCCGCGAGGTCGTCCAGTTCTACGTCTCCAAGCCCGGCTCCGCCGTCGCCCGCCCGCTGCGCGAGCTCAAGGGCCACACCACCGTCACCCTGGACGCCGGGGCGAGCGAGCGCGTCACCACGCTGCTCCCGCGCACCGGTCTGGCGTACTGGGACACCCGGGCCGAGCGCTGGATCGTCGAGGGCGGTGCGTACGAGGTGCTGGCCGCCGCGTCCAGCCGCGACCCGCGCGCGAGCGCGAGCGTCGAACTCGTCGGGGACGAGCTGGACCTGCCGCTGACCCTGGACTCCACGCTCGGGGAAGTGATGTCCCTGCCCGGCGCCGCCGAGACACTCGCCGCCCTGCTGCCCTTCCCCCAGGACACCGGCGACGGCGACGCCCTCGGCATCGACATGGCCCGGATGATGGCCTCCATCCCCGTCCGCCGCCTGGTCAGCTTCGCCGGCGGCGCGGTCACCACGGCCGACCTGGAAGAGCAGCTGGCCCGGCTCCAGGCCTGACCCCGCCCCCATCGGCTGTCGGGGCGCCTGCGGACAGACGCCCCGACCGCCGACGGGACCCTCGCACCCGAGAACTGTGCACCCCGTAGAGCCGGCCCCCGTCCTCGCCGACCCGGCGAACCCCTGCCAAGGGCGGCGGCCGGCTCCACCGGGCCACAGACCCCACCACAGCCACGCCGACCTCCCCCACGGCCCCGGCTCCCCGCACCCCACCACGACAACGAGGTCGCCATGACTACCACCCCTACCCGGGCCACCGTCCCGGCAGAGCGCAGACTGCCCGGACAGCGAAGACTGCTGACCGGCCTGATGGCCAACAGCGTCACCCTGTACGCGATCTACGGCGCGGTGCCCGCCGTGCTGCTCGCCAACCTGGTCGCGGACATCGCCCCCGAATCCAAGTCCACCTCGCTCGGTGTGATCAGCGCCGTCGGAGCGGTCGGCGCGATGCTCGCCAACCCGATCTCCGGCGCCCTCTCCGACCGCACCCGCAGCCGTTACGGCCGCCGCGCCCCCTGGATGGCCGGCGGCGCGCTGCTCGGCGGCCTCTCCCTGATCGCCGTCGGCGTCGGCAACAACCTCCTCTGGGTCGCCGTCGCCTGGACGCTCGCCCAGATCTTCCTCAACGGCCTCCAGGCACCGCTCACCGCCGTCATCCCCGACCGGGTCCCCGAGGAACGGCGCGGTCTCTTCTCCTCGGCCGCCGGGCTCGCCCAGATGCTCGGCGCCGTGGTCGGCACCGCCGTGGCCGCCGCCTTCGCCAACGCGCTGGGCCTCGGCTTCGCGGTCTTCGGCGTCCTGATCATCGCGGGCACCGCGGTCTTCGTGCTGCTCAACCGCGAACCGTCCACCGTCGAGGTGCGCCACGAACCGTTCCGCTGGAAGGACTTCCTGCGCGGCTTCTGGATCAGCCCCCGCGCCCACCCCGACTTTGCCTGGGCCTTCCTCGGCCGCTTCCTGCTGATCCTCGGCTACTACGCGGTCTCCTCGTACCAGCTGTACGTCCTCGACGACTACATCGGCCTCACCCGCGACCAGGCCAACGACCTGATGCCGCTGCTCAGCCTCGCCATGCTGCCCGGAATGATCGCGATGATCGTCATCTCCGGCCCCTGGTCGGACCGGGTCGGCCGGCGCAAGCCCTTCGTGATCGCCGCCAGCCTCGGCATGGCCGTCTCGCTGTTCCTCCCGCTGGTGCTGCACAGCGAGGCCTCGATGTTCGGGTACGCGATCCTCACCGGCGCCGCGTTCGGGATGTACATGGCCGTCGACACCGCCCTGATGACCCAGGTGCTGCCCCGGCCCGACGACGCCGCCAAGGACATGGGCGTCCTCAACATCGCCAACGCCCTCCCGCAGGCCCTCGCGCCCGCCGTCGCCGCCGCCGTCATCGCCCTGCTCGGCGGCTACCGCTCGCTGTTCGCCACCGCCATCGTCCTGGTGGTGCTCGGTGCCGTCAGCATCCTCCCGATCCGCGGCGTCCGCTGACACCCCGGACCGATCCGCGTTGATCTCCGCAGACGGCGCTGTGACAACGTGACATTGTATTCTGGCTCTCCGCACGGTGCTGGAGGACAGACATGGCTCGCCTCACGTCGCTCAACGCGATCTCGGCGCAGGAGCATCTGCGCGACCAGGTGGCGCACGCGCTGCGGGCGGCCCTGATCGCCGGTGAGCTGAGGCCGGGCACGATCTACTCGGCTCCGGCGCTCGCCGCCGAGTTCGGGGTCTCCGCGACACCCGTCCGCGAGGCGATGCTCGATCTGGCCCGGGAGGGGCTCGTCGAGGCCGTCCGCAACAAGGGCTTCCGGATCACCGAACTGACCGACCAGGACCTCGACGACTTCACCGAACTCCGGGCCATGATCGAGGTCCCCACCGTCGGCAGGATCGCGCGGATGGGGCTGACGGTGGAGCTGGAGGCGCTGCGCCCCGTCGCGAAGGAGATCGTCGAGGCCGCGCGCCGGCACGACATCCTGGGCTACCTGGAGGCGGACCGCCGCTTCCACCTCGCCCTGCTCGGACTGGCTGGGAACCGCCGGCTGGTGGAGGAGGTCGGCGAACTGCGCAAGCGCTCCCGCCTGTACGGGCTCAACAGGCTGGCCGAGTCGGGTCAGTTGACCGCCTCCGCGGAGGAGCACGTACAGCTGCTGGATCTGGTCATCGCCGGGGACGCCCCTGGCGCCGAGGCCTGCATGCTCGCCCACATGTCCCATGTCCGGTCCCTGTGGGCCGACGGCACGCGGGCCTGACACCGCCGAACCTTCACCGCTCCCTGACGAGCGTCTGACCCGGATACGACACCTCATCCGGGTCCGTCGTCATGTCCGGGCACGTACGCGGTGATCCGCCGCAAGTCGCGCTCTAAGAGCAGAAGTTGGCGCACACACGAATTCGCGCCCAACCGCTTCCTAAGGACATGTGACATGTGCCATTGTACAGGCGGTCGCGATTGAGGTCGTGTTCATGCCAGACGTTCATCCCTGTCCGGCCTTCCCCCCGACCCGACCGCGCTCCATCCCCCACGGCCGCGCAACGTCGCGCGGCCACCACTCCGCTGGGAGGCGGCACGTGAAGAACCGAACGGTTCGTCAGAGATTCACCGGACTGTCCACCGTGGCCCTGGCGGCCTGCCTGGGCGTCGGCATGCTCGCGGCACCGAGCCGGGCCGCAGAGGTCCGCCCCTCCACCGCGGCGACCGCGAGCGCGAAGGCCGCCGCACAGAAGGCCGCGGACCCGGCCGCGCCGGAGCCGGGCGGCCCCGCCGCACAGGCCCTGACCGCGCCCGTCCAGGACGCCGGCCACATAGCCGACAAGGCGCTCAAGCCCGCGGACAGACCGCCCACGACCGCTTCCAAGGACGCGCTCCGGCGCGACTACGACGCCCCGGACACCTCCGCGCCGAGCCACCCCGCCCCCTCGATGAAGGCGAAGGCCCGCGCCGCCGCCAAGTCGGCCGGCACCGGCGCGGCCGCCGCCTGCTCCGTCGCGGACTTCACCAGCCGCACCGGCAGCGCCCTGGTGCAGCAGATCAAGTCATCGACCACCGACTGCGTCAACACCCTGTTCAACGTCAAGGGCAACGACGGCTACCTCGCCTTCCGCGAGGCCCAGATGGTCAGCGTCGCCGACGCGATGCGCGACGGATCGGCCGCCTACCCCGGGGACAGCAGCACGGGCATGCCGCAGCTCGTCCTCTTCCTGCGGGCCGGCTACTACGTCCAGTACTACGACCCCGACACCGTCGGCAGCTACGGCGCCCCGCTGCGCACCGCGATCCAGGGCGCGCTGGACGGCTTCTTCGCCTCCGCGCACGCCGGCGATGTCACGGACGCCAACGGCGAGACCCTGGCAGAGGCCGTCACCCTCATCGACAGCGCGGAGCAGAACGCCCGCTACCTGTACGTCGTCAAGCGGCTGCTCGCCGACTACGACTCCTCGTACGACAGCTCCTGGTACATGCTCAACGCGGTGAACAACGTCTACACCGTGACCTTCCGCGGCCACCAGGTGCCCGAGTTCGTCAGCGCCGTGGAGGCCGACCCGAGCCTCCTCGACTCGCTCGCCGGCTTCGCCCGTGACCATCTGAACCTGCTCGGCACGGACAAGTCGTACCTGACCTCCAACGCCGGTCGCGAGCTCGCGCGCTTCCTCCAGGAGGAGTCGCTGCGGCCCAAGGCCCGCCCGCTGGTCACCGACCTGCTCGGCCGCACCTCGATGACCGGCACCACCGCGCCGCTCTGGGTGGGGCTGGCAGAGATGACCGACTACTACGACGCCGCCAACTGCTCCACCTACGGCACCTGTGACCTGTCGGCCCGCCTCAAGAGCGCCGTCCTGCCGGTCAACTACACGTGCAGCGACAGCATTCGCATCCTGGGCCAGCAGATGTCCTCGGACGATCTCGCGACCGCCTGTACCAGCCTGCGCAACCAGGACGCCTACTTCCACGACGTGGTGCGCGACAAGGGCCCCGTCGCCAACGACCGGAACAGCACCATCGAGGTGGTGGTCTTCGATTCGAGCGCCGACTACCAGACGTACGCCGGAGCCATCTACGGCATCGACACCGACAACGGCGGCATGTACCTCGAAGGCGACCCGGCCGCGGCCGGCAACCAGCCGAGGTTCATCGCCTACGAGGCCGAGTGGGTCCGGCCCGAGTTCCAGATCTGGAACCTCAACCACGAGTACACGCACTACCTCGACGGCCGGTTCGACATGGCCGGTGACTTCGAGGCCGGCATCACGACGCCGACCATCTGGTGGGTCGAGGGCTTCGCGGAGTACGTCTCCTACAGCTACCGCGACGTCACCTACGACGACGCCATCACCCAGGCCGCGGCCCACACCTACACCCTGCGCACCCTGTTCGACTCGACGTACGAGAACGCCGACCAGACCCGCGTCTACAACTGGGGCTATCTGGCCGTCCGCTACATGCTCCAGTCGCACCGCGCCGACGTGGACAAGCTGCTGGGCCTCTACCGTGCCGGCGACTGGGACGGCGCCCGCACCCTGCTCACCTCCACCATCGGCAGCAGCTACGACGCCGACTGGAACAGCTGGCTGACGTCCTGCGCGGCCGGCAGCTGCGGCACCACCACCAACCCGCCCACTGATCCTGGCACCGATCCGGGCGCCGAGTGCGCCGCCGCCGACAGCCGTGAACTCGGCCAGAACTGCGCCCGCGGCGGGCAGCAGGCCACCAAGGGCAACTACTCCTACCTCTACCTCTACGTGCCCGCCGGTACCGCCCGGCTGACGATCACCACGAGCGGTGGCACGGGGGACGCCGACCTCTACTACAACGCCGCCGGCTGGGCCACCAAGGACGCCTACACCACCCGGGCGACCGGCAGCGGGAACGCCCACACCCTGACCGTCGACCATCCCGCAGAGGGCGCCCACTACATCAGCCTGTACGCCGTGCAGGACTTCGGCGGAGTGAAGGTCTCCGCACAGTACTGAGCGGTCTCCGGGCAGCACTGAGCCGGACGAAGTGATCCGCGCCGCAGGTGGGGGACTGCGGCGCGGATCCGACCGGGAGATGGTTCAGCAGGCGAAGTCGACCAGGTCGAACGTCGCGTAGTGGTCGGAGGTGTAGTAGTCCTCCTGGGTCTCCTCACCGGTGACGATCCGGCGCGCTCCACGGGTGGGGGAGCCGGGGGTGATCACGGTGTACTCGTGGTAGTAACCGGTGCTCTGGCCGGGCAGGACGCCTTCACGGTTCTGGAAGACGACGCCGTCCTGGTCGTACGGGAACGGGCCACCCGCGTCGATGAGATCGAGGGTGTCGTGCGCCTGGGAGGGAAGGGCGGAGTAGCAGATGCTGCCGACCGAGGCGGGGGCCGCGGTGGCGGTCGCCGCGACAGGGCCGCCGACGAAGAGGACGGACAGGAGGGCGGCGACGCCGCCGAGCGTGGTGATCCGTGGGGGGATTCGCATACCCACCATGATGACGCGCGTAGATGCTGTCCCGTCAACGCCAACTGCTGTGAATTTTTCGCAAGTTAACCTGAACGGCGGAAGATCCACCCCGCGACACCGGTTCTGCCCGGACTCCGTGGTTCCGCACTCATTGCCGTCCGGGAAAGCGTGGCAGCCCGCGGGTGGGGCATGCATTGCGTGAAGCGCATTCGACGAGAAGGGGGCGATTCACTGTGCGGGCGGGGGAGACGATGGAGCGTCAGGAACTGGGCCGGCTGCATCGCAGACTGTGCAGCGCCGATCTGGCAGCGGTATCCGAAGTGCGGTGTGCCGTACGGGAATTACTGAGGTACCGCTGGAAGGAGGAGCCCGCGCAGGTGGCCGAGCTGCTGCTCAGCGAACTGGTGACCAACGCACTGGTCCACACCGACGAGGGCGCGGTCGTCGCCGTCAGCGTCGCGCCGCGGAAACTGCGGGTGGAGGTCAGGGACTTCGTACCGGGGATGCCCGTGTCGCACGTACCGAACGCCGACGACGGTACGCACGGCAGGGGACTGATCCTGGTGGAGAGCCTCGCGGACGCCTGGGGAATCAGTCCAAAGGCGCTCGGCAAGGTGGTCTGGTTCGAACTGGACGGCGAACGGCCCTGACCATCGGTCGGATCGTCAGGGCCGTTCATCGCCGGCTGTAACGGGAGCCGCCGGCCGCAACCGTGCCGACCCGTCGGCAGACCCGAGCGGGTCAGCCGAACTGCTGCTCCAGGTCCTTCAGTTTCTGCTCCAGCGAATCGAGCCGGGGCAGTGCCTGGGTGTCGTCGTCCTCTGCTGTGAGGTCGACCGCTCTCGGATCAGTCGTGCTCGGATCCGGGGCGTTCCTGGAGCTGGAGCCGGTGACGGCTTGCAGGGATGGCCGGGGTCGCAGGGGCAGCTGACCCGGCTCGGATATGGCGGGCTCCGCGACGGACTGCGCGGAGCCCGTCGAGGCGGTGAGGGCCTGGACGTCCACCTGGGCGCTGCCCCGGCCCACCCGGCCCCAGGCCCGGTTCTGCCGGTTCAGGGCCTTGATCTGGGCCCGGTCCAGCTTCTCCTGGTCCTTTCTGCGGAGACGGTTCTGCTCTTTCTCCCTGCGGTCCTCGCGTACCTCGTCGACCGCCTCGTCCAGGGTGCGTACGCCTTCCAGGAGCATCAGCGACCAGGCGCCGAAGGTCTCCCGGGGCGCGCGCAGCCACCGCACGATCCGGATCTGCGGCAGCGGACGGGGCACCAGGCCCTGCTCGCGCAGCGCGGCGACCCGGGTCTGCTTCAGCGCCCGGTCGAAGAGCACGGCCGCCGAGAGCGACATCCCGGCGAAGAAGTGCGGGGCGCCCGCGTGGTCCAGGCCGCGCGGTGCGTGCACCCAGTTGAACCACGCGGCAGCGCCCGCGAAGGTCCACACCAGCAGCCGGGAGCCGAGCGCCGCGTCGCCGTGGCTGGCCTCCCGTACGGCGAGCACGGAGCAGAACATCGCGGCCCCGTCGAGGCCGAAGGGCACCAGGTACTCCCAGCCCCCGGCGAGGCCGAGGTTCTGCCGGCCGAAGCCGACGAGCCCGTGGAAGGAGAGAGCGGCGGCGACCGCCGCGCAGCAGAACAGCAGAACGTACGAAGCCGTGGCGTAGAGCGCTTCCTTGCGTCTGCGGCGGTCCTCGCTGCGTTCCCAGGTGTCGTCGGCCGCGGATGTGTCAGCGGCGCGCTTGCCGCGTGCGACCACCGCCACCGCCACCGCCGCCATGACCCCCGCGAGCAGCACGGCGCCCGGAAGCAGCCAGTTGAGCGATATGTCGGTCAGTCTCATGCGCGGTCCCTTGCGTCACGTAGGGCGTTTCGGGCGCCATCGTGGCGGAGATTCCCTCAAGTCCTGGCGGTTTCGGGGCAAGTGAACGCCAATGGGGTGGCTGAGCCGTTGGATTTCCGCGATCTGGTCGAACGCCCCTCAGTGGCAGGGCAGTTGCGTTCGATTTACGTCACCCTTGCGGGCGGTGTGGATCAGGGAGCGGGTGTCAGCTTCCGGATTCGGTCCGCATCGCAGGTGCGCGGGCAGGTGACGCAGGTGTCCTCGGGCCGCAGCGTGTAGAAGAGGCAGCAGCTCGCCCGGTCCCGGGTGGGCAGTGACTCGCCGTCCGGGCCGGTCAGTTCGCGGAAGCCCGCCGTGCCGACGTACGGCTTCGTGGTGCCCGGCAGGAGGGCCTCCAGCTCGGCCATCGCGCGCCGCTCCTCGCCCAGGAGATGGGCGATGTACCAGAGGCCCTCGACGACCTCGTCGGTCGCCATGCCCCACAGGGCCCGCTTTCCGCGCCGCATCCTCGGCCCGAACCCGTCGAGCACCGGCCCGAGGTGCTCGGCCACGGAGGCGAGGACCTCGGCGCGCAGCGCGGCCTCGTCCGCCACCACCCGGGCGCCCGGCAGTGCCGCCGCCGGGTCGTCGGGCAGGCAGGCGAACTCCCGT includes these proteins:
- a CDS encoding DUF2637 domain-containing protein translates to MRLTDISLNWLLPGAVLLAGVMAAVAVAVVARGKRAADTSAADDTWERSEDRRRRKEALYATASYVLLFCCAAVAAALSFHGLVGFGRQNLGLAGGWEYLVPFGLDGAAMFCSVLAVREASHGDAALGSRLLVWTFAGAAAWFNWVHAPRGLDHAGAPHFFAGMSLSAAVLFDRALKQTRVAALREQGLVPRPLPQIRIVRWLRAPRETFGAWSLMLLEGVRTLDEAVDEVREDRREKEQNRLRRKDQEKLDRAQIKALNRQNRAWGRVGRGSAQVDVQALTASTGSAQSVAEPAISEPGQLPLRPRPSLQAVTGSSSRNAPDPSTTDPRAVDLTAEDDDTQALPRLDSLEQKLKDLEQQFG
- a CDS encoding GntR family transcriptional regulator — its product is MARLTSLNAISAQEHLRDQVAHALRAALIAGELRPGTIYSAPALAAEFGVSATPVREAMLDLAREGLVEAVRNKGFRITELTDQDLDDFTELRAMIEVPTVGRIARMGLTVELEALRPVAKEIVEAARRHDILGYLEADRRFHLALLGLAGNRRLVEEVGELRKRSRLYGLNRLAESGQLTASAEEHVQLLDLVIAGDAPGAEACMLAHMSHVRSLWADGTRA
- a CDS encoding (2Fe-2S)-binding protein, whose amino-acid sequence is MPLPALLPAPLPAAASSAVTEAYARLAEVFPGLRAEVLTDGESAPGGVGWVGAHELAAGGGALDTFLAWDNAQVLRDYGQQARPDVVASFGLHRYAWPACLLVTVPWFLYRRVPRIPVEDVAFQRASGHLTLRVREFACLPDDPAAALPGARVVADEAALRAEVLASVAEHLGPVLDGFGPRMRRGKRALWGMATDEVVEGLWYIAHLLGEERRAMAELEALLPGTTKPYVGTAGFRELTGPDGESLPTRDRASCCLFYTLRPEDTCVTCPRTCDADRIRKLTPAP
- a CDS encoding ribonuclease domain-containing protein; translated protein: MRIPPRITTLGGVAALLSVLFVGGPVAATATAAPASVGSICYSALPSQAHDTLDLIDAGGPFPYDQDGVVFQNREGVLPGQSTGYYHEYTVITPGSPTRGARRIVTGEETQEDYYTSDHYATFDLVDFAC
- a CDS encoding glycoside hydrolase family 3 N-terminal domain-containing protein, which produces MTALDATDATDPTDPTDTATPEFSLAGLSLAERAALGSGADFWTTKTVGPVPALTLTDGPHGVRLQAEDADHLGISASRPATCFPPAVGLGQSWDTELVAEVGRALGVESRALGVDVLLGPGVNIKRDPRCGRNFEYFSEDPQLTGTLATAWVRGLQSTGVGASLKHFAANNTENDRMRSSSDVAARPLREIYLRAFQQVVQQAQPWTVMCSYNRINGTYASENRWLLTDVLRGEWGFDGVVVSDWGAVQDRVASVAAGLDLEMPGAGGTTDAQVVAAVEAGELDAASVDLAATRTAALAARGLAGRTLPVAPFDPAAHHALARRAAANSVVLLKNDPVEGAPVLPLTAGRPLAVLGAFAAAPRYQGGGSSHVNPTQVDVPLDEIRALAGNAEVTHAPGFTTDGTGDAATLRAEAVALAAAAETAVVFLGLAAHQESEGFDREDIELPREQLELLAEVVRVQPRTAVVLSHGGVLRLAPVTAAPALLDGALLGQAAGGALADVLFGRVNPSGRLTETVPVRLQDTPAYLDFPGEHSHVAYGEGLFVGYRWYDARDIEVAFPFGHGLSYTDFAYGDLELSADEQGISASVTVTNTGDRTGREVVQFYVSKPGSAVARPLRELKGHTTVTLDAGASERVTTLLPRTGLAYWDTRAERWIVEGGAYEVLAAASSRDPRASASVELVGDELDLPLTLDSTLGEVMSLPGAAETLAALLPFPQDTGDGDALGIDMARMMASIPVRRLVSFAGGAVTTADLEEQLARLQA
- a CDS encoding M9 family metallopeptidase — encoded protein: MKNRTVRQRFTGLSTVALAACLGVGMLAAPSRAAEVRPSTAATASAKAAAQKAADPAAPEPGGPAAQALTAPVQDAGHIADKALKPADRPPTTASKDALRRDYDAPDTSAPSHPAPSMKAKARAAAKSAGTGAAAACSVADFTSRTGSALVQQIKSSTTDCVNTLFNVKGNDGYLAFREAQMVSVADAMRDGSAAYPGDSSTGMPQLVLFLRAGYYVQYYDPDTVGSYGAPLRTAIQGALDGFFASAHAGDVTDANGETLAEAVTLIDSAEQNARYLYVVKRLLADYDSSYDSSWYMLNAVNNVYTVTFRGHQVPEFVSAVEADPSLLDSLAGFARDHLNLLGTDKSYLTSNAGRELARFLQEESLRPKARPLVTDLLGRTSMTGTTAPLWVGLAEMTDYYDAANCSTYGTCDLSARLKSAVLPVNYTCSDSIRILGQQMSSDDLATACTSLRNQDAYFHDVVRDKGPVANDRNSTIEVVVFDSSADYQTYAGAIYGIDTDNGGMYLEGDPAAAGNQPRFIAYEAEWVRPEFQIWNLNHEYTHYLDGRFDMAGDFEAGITTPTIWWVEGFAEYVSYSYRDVTYDDAITQAAAHTYTLRTLFDSTYENADQTRVYNWGYLAVRYMLQSHRADVDKLLGLYRAGDWDGARTLLTSTIGSSYDADWNSWLTSCAAGSCGTTTNPPTDPGTDPGAECAAADSRELGQNCARGGQQATKGNYSYLYLYVPAGTARLTITTSGGTGDADLYYNAAGWATKDAYTTRATGSGNAHTLTVDHPAEGAHYISLYAVQDFGGVKVSAQY
- a CDS encoding ATP-binding protein; amino-acid sequence: MCSADLAAVSEVRCAVRELLRYRWKEEPAQVAELLLSELVTNALVHTDEGAVVAVSVAPRKLRVEVRDFVPGMPVSHVPNADDGTHGRGLILVESLADAWGISPKALGKVVWFELDGERP
- a CDS encoding MFS transporter codes for the protein MTTTPTRATVPAERRLPGQRRLLTGLMANSVTLYAIYGAVPAVLLANLVADIAPESKSTSLGVISAVGAVGAMLANPISGALSDRTRSRYGRRAPWMAGGALLGGLSLIAVGVGNNLLWVAVAWTLAQIFLNGLQAPLTAVIPDRVPEERRGLFSSAAGLAQMLGAVVGTAVAAAFANALGLGFAVFGVLIIAGTAVFVLLNREPSTVEVRHEPFRWKDFLRGFWISPRAHPDFAWAFLGRFLLILGYYAVSSYQLYVLDDYIGLTRDQANDLMPLLSLAMLPGMIAMIVISGPWSDRVGRRKPFVIAASLGMAVSLFLPLVLHSEASMFGYAILTGAAFGMYMAVDTALMTQVLPRPDDAAKDMGVLNIANALPQALAPAVAAAVIALLGGYRSLFATAIVLVVLGAVSILPIRGVR